From one Plectropomus leopardus isolate mb chromosome 8, YSFRI_Pleo_2.0, whole genome shotgun sequence genomic stretch:
- the LOC121946743 gene encoding TRAF3-interacting JNK-activating modulator isoform X2: MDALAVSEIQLSPVKPFDQIVDIRAQKREHLRGRNNVTSCRSPTRGFDTRLIKNELKEKRQLEFLRRRSVSPEPCGLKTTNYSSIRKPSPRTFSMKHHSSISKSQTLHTSTYNTPTSNKRHLKMTLTPNSSISDGPSTSNWASLWSEQVTVMTQEKDHARRQEFTSTAAAKESNQHRTKNTDKRENSINAQKTCIKTAIQTEATRQKFSVQTEKIIQKKIVHESSAQTESGFVTIKESDLQLLTDYLQEALWREEAVEKKLAALQENTSNLMNSSNKIWMARCSEDLLRNKIKALEAQLQVCLQKFPKDGVKKLVIQMEKQKLVYEERALVALQKITQEKTEALSKAQTMQEALITTKAEALRWQHLYEELKLNSAQLRENQHFSNDQLQQLHSQVELSKAREAELRDEVVSMRQEKQELQYNICLLEEDNQILREEIQHLRDGSNESQDFMMQGHLTSEEAEPQLTVRRDPQVEEQLRHTQEKLRLKERECEELQTELQAMEQECQSSQARLSQCRDELRQLSHRCRRPSRCGFWWKLCVFFLLLLAVAGVAMLWLWHPPFREQIEDLYTDIERRIEDYLMDMASPQHSGCFRPI, translated from the exons ATGGACGCCCTGGCTGTCAGTGAAATACAGCTCTCCCCAGTGAAACCCTTTGACCAAATCGTGGACATCAGAGCACAAAAACGTGAACACCTGCGAGGACGTAACAACGTGACTTCCTGCCGCAGCCCCACGAGAGGGTTTGACACAAGACTGATAAAGAATGAACTGAAGGAAAAGAGGCAGCTTGAATTTCTGAGGAGGAGATCAGTGAGCCCAGAGCCGTGTGGTTTGAAAACTACAAACTATTCTTCAATAAGAAAACCTTCACCAAGGACATTTTCAATGAAACACCACAGTTCAATCAGCAAGTCGCAGACTTTGCATACAAGCACGTACAATACTCCCACCAGCAATAAGAGACATCTAAAGATGACTTTAACACCAAACAGCAGCATAAGTGACGGCCCAAGCACCAGCAACTGG GCCTCCTTATGGTCAGAACAGGTAACAGTGATGACACAAGAGAAAGATCATGCAAGGAGGCAAGAATTTACCTCCACAGCAGCGGCGAAGGAATCAAACCAGCACCggacaaaaaacacagataaaagaGAGAATAGTATCAAtg CTCAAAAGACATGCATCAAAACTGCCATCCAAACAGAAGCGACTCGTCAAAAGTTCTCAGTCCAAACtgaaaaaattatccaaaaaaagatTGTGCATGAGAGCAGTGCGCAGACAGA GTCTGGTTTCGTCACTATCAAGGAGTCA GATCTCCAGCTTTTAACTGATTACTTGCAG GAGGCCCTGTGGAGAGAGGAGGCTGTGGAGAAGAAGCTGGCAGCGCTGCAGGAGAACACGTCAAACCTCATGAACTCCTCCAACAAAATATGGATG GCTCGCTGCAGTGAGGACCTGCTGAGAAACAAGATCAAGGCTTTGGAGGCGCAGCTGCAAGTCTGCCTGCAG AAGTTTCCCAAGGATGGAGTGAAGAAACTGGTGATACAGATGGAGAAGCAGAAGCTGGTGTATGAGGAGAGAGCCCTGGTCGCCCTGCAGAAGATCACACAAGAGAAAACGGAAGCGCTCAGCAAGGCTCAGACAATGCAG GAAGCGTTAATTACAACAAAGGCAGAGGCACTGAGATGGCAGCACCTTTATGAGGAGCTGAAGCTGAACTCTGCACAACTCAGGGAGAACCAACACTTCAGTAAtgatcagctgcagcagctgcacagcCAAGTGGAG CTGTCCAAAGCCAGGGAAGCTGAGCTGAGGGACGAGGTAGTGTCAATGAGACAAGAGAAGCAGGAGCTACAGTACAACATTTGTCTGCTGGAAGAGGACAACCAGATTTTAAGAGAGGAAATACAGCACCTCAGAG ATGGCAGCAATGAGAGCCAGGACTTTATGATGCAGGGGCATCTGACgtcagaggaagcagagccacaACTGACGGTCAGGAGAGACCCTCAGGTGGAGGAGCAGCTCCGTCACACTCAGGAGAAACTCCGactcaaagagagagag tgcgaggagctgcagacagagctgcaggcCATGGAGCAGGAGTGTCAGTCCAGCCAGGCCCGGCTGTCGCAGTGCAGGGACGAGCTCCGACAACTCAGCCACCGCTGCAGGAGACCg AGTCGATGTGGTTTCTGGTGGAAGTTGTGTGTGTTCTTCCTTCTTCTCCTGGCTGTGGCGGGGGTTGCCATGTTGTGGCTGTGGCATCCTCCTTTCAGAGAGCAAATTGAAGACCTGTACACAGACATAGAGAGACGAATCGAAGACTATCTCATGGACATGGCCTCCCCTCAACACTCAGGCTGTTTTAGACCGATATGA
- the LOC121946742 gene encoding dentin matrix acidic phosphoprotein 1-like isoform X2: MEQSFADVLSDAFSETAVLSFPDEDLDFENLNFDEKFREDKTQENLPTKEDEALHQEATVVLSNVEKDAQATVLSSIDNVTFMDEQIREEQCDDKSDEEDSEGVMCMDKKPEEDYTSSEQEGSVSGEDEEDEEEDSGPGEKPGDLLRSVFCDDNICDGKKEEKIFAEGQPLAPEGAENPQFRNEEQGESDEEVSYFERVPEGGSEMMIRGDGSEEDKQQSEEEKEEGLSECEGMKIEQEENVLAPCLEPDNPCRDDPAKASLEFPEISVQSLQDLIAEVESEECGEKMKDFSGEEHQDAGESFADYPSDFSSCEYVEEGGENQERNHQSSALACAFDSSSIERQDTCLERAVATVTWMEGAEDIDEEADGYLYSKDLEDVGKFGSLDVATEEKEIIENVSEDEAAVGCDDGGETGESDSYSSSDDDDVQEKRSSEELSNSMCVQESNKREEETLSGSTAAFSEDYNSTYPAGFNINWNLDVLTTETFLSEDLLTTDEAETPFLDVTQPPAEVVSSYSERRTTNPSNQGSLDDSFFFNTEHEAAEITELGQLGDDEYEEERNWEQEQERIKAFYEFYDDSDGENEGRQIKVQFCADPLSQVIHYETNSDVHSLSSSTEGEEDQSSTETSEELKEPDDTMQITPACDPPDVQLPETVPDISDTHVCTRKHKCFNMLKLTLKMGVVVLTGLLMFWWATDQEGWFSHLPFI; this comes from the exons ATGGAACAAAGTTTTGCTGATGTGCTTAGTGATGCTTTTTCAG AAACAGCTGTTCTGTCTTTTCCTGATGAAGATTTGGATTTTGAGAATTTGAATTTTGATGAAAAGTTTAGGGAggacaaaacacaagaaaacttacCAACAAAGGAAGACGAGGCTCTGCACCAGGAAGCAACTGTAGTTTTGTCTAATGTTGAAAAAGATGCACAGGCAACAGTTCTGTCCAGCATAGACAATGTTACATTCATGGATGAACAGATTCGTGAAGAGCAATGTGATGATAAAAGCGATGAGGAAGATTCTGAAGGGGTCATGTGCATGGACAAAAAACCAGAGGAGGATTACACAAGCTCTGAACAGGAAGGCTCTGTCTCTGGagaagatgaagaggatgaggaagaggatTCAGGACCAGGAGAGAAACCAGGGGATTTGCTGAGGTCAGTTTTCTGCGACGACAACATTTGCGATGGtaagaaagaagagaagatcTTTGCTGAGGGACAACCTCTGGCCCCGGAGGGTGCTGAAAACCCTCAATTTAGAAATGAGGAGCAAGGTGAGAGTGATGAGGAGGTGTCCTATTTTGAGAGAGTCCCTGAAGGTGGCAGTGAGATGATGATAAGAGGTGACGGGAGTGAAGAGGATAAGCAGCAGagtgaagaagaaaaggaagaggGCTTGTCTGAGTGCGAGGGCATGAAAATCgaacaagaagaaaatgttctcGCTCCGTGCTTGGAGCCTGACAATCCTTGTAGAGACGACCCAGCGAAAGCCAGTTTGGAGTTTCCAGAAATATCGGTGCAAAGTCTGCAGGATCTTATTGCTGAAGTTGAGAGTGAGGAatgtggagagaaaatgaaggaTTTCTCAGGTGAGGAGCATCAAGATGCAGGTGAGAGCTTTGCAGATTATCCCTCAGACTTTTCTTCATGTGAATATGTAGAAGAAGGGGGAGAAAATCAGGAGAGAAATCATCAGTCCAGTGCATTGGCTTGTGCATTCGACAGCAGTTCAATTGAAAGGCAGGACACCTGCCTGGAAAGAGCTGTGGCGACTGTAACATGGATGGAAGGAGCTGAGGACATTGATGAGGAGGCAGACGGGTATCTGTACAGCAAAGATTTAGAGGACGTTGGTAAGTTCGGAAGCCTTGATGTTGCAACCGAAGAAAAAGAGATTATTGAGAACGTGTCAGAAGATGAAGCTGCAGTAGGGTGTGATGATggaggtgagacaggtgagagcGACTCCTACAGCTCCAGTGACGACGATGACGTCCAAGAAAAGAGGAGCAGTGAGGAACTCTCTAACAGTATGTGTGTACAAGAAAGCAACAAGCGAGAAGAGGAGACTCTCAGTGGGAGCACTGCAGCGTTTTCTGAAGACTACAACAGCACGTATCCAGCTGGTTTCAACATAAACTGGAATCTGGACGTGTTAACAACTGAGACCTTTCTGTCTGAAGACCTGTTAACCACAGACGAAGCGGAAACACCATTTTTAGATGTGACTCAGCCGCCTGCAGAAGTTGTCAGCAGCTACTCAGAAAGAAGAACAACAAACCCCTCTAATCAGGGATCCCTGGATGACAGCTTCTTCTTTAACACTGAACACGAAGCCGCCGAGATCACCGAGCTGGGACAGCTGGGAGACGACGAGTACGAAGAGGAGAGGAACTGGGAACAAGAGCAGGAGAGAATAAAGGCTTTCTACGAGTTTTATGATGACAGCGACGGGGAGAATGAAG GGAGACAGATAAAAGTTCAGTTTTGTGCAGATCCGTTGTCTCAAGTCATTCACTATGAAACTAACAG TGACGTACACTCGCTTAGCAGTtccacagagggagaggaggaccAGAGCTCTACAGAGACATCTGAG GAACTGAAGGAGCCTGACGACACCATGCAAATAACACCAGCTTGTGATCCGCCGGACGTTCAGCTACCAGAGACTGTGCCAGATATCAGCGACACACACGTCTGTACCAGGAAACACAAA TGTTTCAACATGCTGAAGCTGACACTGAAGATGGGTGTGGTGGTACTGACGGGGCTGCTGATGTTCTGGTGGGCCACAGACCAAGAGGGCTGGTTCAGCCACCTGCCATTCATTTAg
- the LOC121946743 gene encoding TRAF3-interacting JNK-activating modulator isoform X1, whose product MDALAVSEIQLSPVKPFDQIVDIRAQKREHLRGRNNVTSCRSPTRGFDTRLIKNELKEKRQLEFLRRRSVSPEPCGLKTTNYSSIRKPSPRTFSMKHHSSISKSQTLHTSTYNTPTSNKRHLKMTLTPNSSISDGPSTSNWASLWSEQVTVMTQEKDHARRQEFTSTAAAKESNQHRTKNTDKRENSINAQKTCIKTAIQTEATRQKFSVQTEKIIQKKIVHESSAQTESGFVTIKESDLQLLTDYLQEALWREEAVEKKLAALQENTSNLMNSSNKIWMARCSEDLLRNKIKALEAQLQVCLQKFPKDGVKKLVIQMEKQKLVYEERALVALQKITQEKTEALSKAQTMQQEALITTKAEALRWQHLYEELKLNSAQLRENQHFSNDQLQQLHSQVELSKAREAELRDEVVSMRQEKQELQYNICLLEEDNQILREEIQHLRDGSNESQDFMMQGHLTSEEAEPQLTVRRDPQVEEQLRHTQEKLRLKERECEELQTELQAMEQECQSSQARLSQCRDELRQLSHRCRRPSRCGFWWKLCVFFLLLLAVAGVAMLWLWHPPFREQIEDLYTDIERRIEDYLMDMASPQHSGCFRPI is encoded by the exons ATGGACGCCCTGGCTGTCAGTGAAATACAGCTCTCCCCAGTGAAACCCTTTGACCAAATCGTGGACATCAGAGCACAAAAACGTGAACACCTGCGAGGACGTAACAACGTGACTTCCTGCCGCAGCCCCACGAGAGGGTTTGACACAAGACTGATAAAGAATGAACTGAAGGAAAAGAGGCAGCTTGAATTTCTGAGGAGGAGATCAGTGAGCCCAGAGCCGTGTGGTTTGAAAACTACAAACTATTCTTCAATAAGAAAACCTTCACCAAGGACATTTTCAATGAAACACCACAGTTCAATCAGCAAGTCGCAGACTTTGCATACAAGCACGTACAATACTCCCACCAGCAATAAGAGACATCTAAAGATGACTTTAACACCAAACAGCAGCATAAGTGACGGCCCAAGCACCAGCAACTGG GCCTCCTTATGGTCAGAACAGGTAACAGTGATGACACAAGAGAAAGATCATGCAAGGAGGCAAGAATTTACCTCCACAGCAGCGGCGAAGGAATCAAACCAGCACCggacaaaaaacacagataaaagaGAGAATAGTATCAAtg CTCAAAAGACATGCATCAAAACTGCCATCCAAACAGAAGCGACTCGTCAAAAGTTCTCAGTCCAAACtgaaaaaattatccaaaaaaagatTGTGCATGAGAGCAGTGCGCAGACAGA GTCTGGTTTCGTCACTATCAAGGAGTCA GATCTCCAGCTTTTAACTGATTACTTGCAG GAGGCCCTGTGGAGAGAGGAGGCTGTGGAGAAGAAGCTGGCAGCGCTGCAGGAGAACACGTCAAACCTCATGAACTCCTCCAACAAAATATGGATG GCTCGCTGCAGTGAGGACCTGCTGAGAAACAAGATCAAGGCTTTGGAGGCGCAGCTGCAAGTCTGCCTGCAG AAGTTTCCCAAGGATGGAGTGAAGAAACTGGTGATACAGATGGAGAAGCAGAAGCTGGTGTATGAGGAGAGAGCCCTGGTCGCCCTGCAGAAGATCACACAAGAGAAAACGGAAGCGCTCAGCAAGGCTCAGACAATGCAG CAGGAAGCGTTAATTACAACAAAGGCAGAGGCACTGAGATGGCAGCACCTTTATGAGGAGCTGAAGCTGAACTCTGCACAACTCAGGGAGAACCAACACTTCAGTAAtgatcagctgcagcagctgcacagcCAAGTGGAG CTGTCCAAAGCCAGGGAAGCTGAGCTGAGGGACGAGGTAGTGTCAATGAGACAAGAGAAGCAGGAGCTACAGTACAACATTTGTCTGCTGGAAGAGGACAACCAGATTTTAAGAGAGGAAATACAGCACCTCAGAG ATGGCAGCAATGAGAGCCAGGACTTTATGATGCAGGGGCATCTGACgtcagaggaagcagagccacaACTGACGGTCAGGAGAGACCCTCAGGTGGAGGAGCAGCTCCGTCACACTCAGGAGAAACTCCGactcaaagagagagag tgcgaggagctgcagacagagctgcaggcCATGGAGCAGGAGTGTCAGTCCAGCCAGGCCCGGCTGTCGCAGTGCAGGGACGAGCTCCGACAACTCAGCCACCGCTGCAGGAGACCg AGTCGATGTGGTTTCTGGTGGAAGTTGTGTGTGTTCTTCCTTCTTCTCCTGGCTGTGGCGGGGGTTGCCATGTTGTGGCTGTGGCATCCTCCTTTCAGAGAGCAAATTGAAGACCTGTACACAGACATAGAGAGACGAATCGAAGACTATCTCATGGACATGGCCTCCCCTCAACACTCAGGCTGTTTTAGACCGATATGA
- the LOC121946742 gene encoding dentin matrix acidic phosphoprotein 1-like isoform X1 — MEQSFADVLSDAFSETAVLSFPDEDLDFENLNFDEKFREDKTQENLPTKEDEALHQEATVVLSNVEKDAQATVLSSIDNVTFMDEQIREEQCDDKSDEEDSEGVMCMDKKPEEDYTSSEQEGSVSGEDEEDEEEDSGPGEKPGDLLRSVFCDDNICDGKKEEKIFAEGQPLAPEGAENPQFRNEEQGESDEEVSYFERVPEGGSEMMIRGDGSEEDKQQSEEEKEEGLSECEGMKIEQEENVLAPCLEPDNPCRDDPAKASLEFPEISVQSLQDLIAEVESEECGEKMKDFSGEEHQDAGESFADYPSDFSSCEYVEEGGENQERNHQSSALACAFDSSSIERQDTCLERAVATVTWMEGAEDIDEEADGYLYSKDLEDVGKFGSLDVATEEKEIIENVSEDEAAVGCDDGGETGESDSYSSSDDDDVQEKRSSEELSNSMCVQESNKREEETLSGSTAAFSEDYNSTYPAGFNINWNLDVLTTETFLSEDLLTTDEAETPFLDVTQPPAEVVSSYSERRTTNPSNQGSLDDSFFFNTEHEAAEITELGQLGDDEYEEERNWEQEQERIKAFYEFYDDSDGENEGRQIKVQFCADPLSQVIHYETNSSDVHSLSSSTEGEEDQSSTETSEELKEPDDTMQITPACDPPDVQLPETVPDISDTHVCTRKHKCFNMLKLTLKMGVVVLTGLLMFWWATDQEGWFSHLPFI; from the exons ATGGAACAAAGTTTTGCTGATGTGCTTAGTGATGCTTTTTCAG AAACAGCTGTTCTGTCTTTTCCTGATGAAGATTTGGATTTTGAGAATTTGAATTTTGATGAAAAGTTTAGGGAggacaaaacacaagaaaacttacCAACAAAGGAAGACGAGGCTCTGCACCAGGAAGCAACTGTAGTTTTGTCTAATGTTGAAAAAGATGCACAGGCAACAGTTCTGTCCAGCATAGACAATGTTACATTCATGGATGAACAGATTCGTGAAGAGCAATGTGATGATAAAAGCGATGAGGAAGATTCTGAAGGGGTCATGTGCATGGACAAAAAACCAGAGGAGGATTACACAAGCTCTGAACAGGAAGGCTCTGTCTCTGGagaagatgaagaggatgaggaagaggatTCAGGACCAGGAGAGAAACCAGGGGATTTGCTGAGGTCAGTTTTCTGCGACGACAACATTTGCGATGGtaagaaagaagagaagatcTTTGCTGAGGGACAACCTCTGGCCCCGGAGGGTGCTGAAAACCCTCAATTTAGAAATGAGGAGCAAGGTGAGAGTGATGAGGAGGTGTCCTATTTTGAGAGAGTCCCTGAAGGTGGCAGTGAGATGATGATAAGAGGTGACGGGAGTGAAGAGGATAAGCAGCAGagtgaagaagaaaaggaagaggGCTTGTCTGAGTGCGAGGGCATGAAAATCgaacaagaagaaaatgttctcGCTCCGTGCTTGGAGCCTGACAATCCTTGTAGAGACGACCCAGCGAAAGCCAGTTTGGAGTTTCCAGAAATATCGGTGCAAAGTCTGCAGGATCTTATTGCTGAAGTTGAGAGTGAGGAatgtggagagaaaatgaaggaTTTCTCAGGTGAGGAGCATCAAGATGCAGGTGAGAGCTTTGCAGATTATCCCTCAGACTTTTCTTCATGTGAATATGTAGAAGAAGGGGGAGAAAATCAGGAGAGAAATCATCAGTCCAGTGCATTGGCTTGTGCATTCGACAGCAGTTCAATTGAAAGGCAGGACACCTGCCTGGAAAGAGCTGTGGCGACTGTAACATGGATGGAAGGAGCTGAGGACATTGATGAGGAGGCAGACGGGTATCTGTACAGCAAAGATTTAGAGGACGTTGGTAAGTTCGGAAGCCTTGATGTTGCAACCGAAGAAAAAGAGATTATTGAGAACGTGTCAGAAGATGAAGCTGCAGTAGGGTGTGATGATggaggtgagacaggtgagagcGACTCCTACAGCTCCAGTGACGACGATGACGTCCAAGAAAAGAGGAGCAGTGAGGAACTCTCTAACAGTATGTGTGTACAAGAAAGCAACAAGCGAGAAGAGGAGACTCTCAGTGGGAGCACTGCAGCGTTTTCTGAAGACTACAACAGCACGTATCCAGCTGGTTTCAACATAAACTGGAATCTGGACGTGTTAACAACTGAGACCTTTCTGTCTGAAGACCTGTTAACCACAGACGAAGCGGAAACACCATTTTTAGATGTGACTCAGCCGCCTGCAGAAGTTGTCAGCAGCTACTCAGAAAGAAGAACAACAAACCCCTCTAATCAGGGATCCCTGGATGACAGCTTCTTCTTTAACACTGAACACGAAGCCGCCGAGATCACCGAGCTGGGACAGCTGGGAGACGACGAGTACGAAGAGGAGAGGAACTGGGAACAAGAGCAGGAGAGAATAAAGGCTTTCTACGAGTTTTATGATGACAGCGACGGGGAGAATGAAG GGAGACAGATAAAAGTTCAGTTTTGTGCAGATCCGTTGTCTCAAGTCATTCACTATGAAACTAACAG CAGTGACGTACACTCGCTTAGCAGTtccacagagggagaggaggaccAGAGCTCTACAGAGACATCTGAG GAACTGAAGGAGCCTGACGACACCATGCAAATAACACCAGCTTGTGATCCGCCGGACGTTCAGCTACCAGAGACTGTGCCAGATATCAGCGACACACACGTCTGTACCAGGAAACACAAA TGTTTCAACATGCTGAAGCTGACACTGAAGATGGGTGTGGTGGTACTGACGGGGCTGCTGATGTTCTGGTGGGCCACAGACCAAGAGGGCTGGTTCAGCCACCTGCCATTCATTTAg
- the eps8l3b gene encoding epidermal growth factor receptor kinase substrate 8-like protein 3b has protein sequence MFGNTGAFSYSPRGFSQDDFPQQRQAFQQDDLRGSPLQRNNMSRPSGKSIYMQRKEYSEELSRHPDNFHVRVEHLFTCELDGRDVKTMDDCLAKLKRLDAKGRLWPQEMIMEVQGGYLLLSDIETKSELESLPLNCILQTKAVLDSCAYNSLLTVTVQERNKRIPQVFIFQCEETGAGLVKSDLDKAVQTGGDVVEPQREQSDIRSNLENILGQHVPGSFRQAGPRPMQQETPPPPPDHQPPQWRNRETGNMPPPLVYTPQEPMMHHPDVHELQSGPEVAQQTDTERNTDILNHVLNDLEIFTGKVSAAANAASLPQDNKSKKKSGLRKKKSKKAASAVSLPPWQEYISCLQKIKYGFNLLGQLDGTLTSPTAADFVHIFFTTLGMLLPQYPADLPPTVLSPLLTEAALQLLSQVVDPEEDFLWRSLGDCWNIPRSRWPDDEVPLYIPEFYDGWQPPPPPRMPPSLPHQNGPMSRSNSQRLPPGPREPPLYMRVMYDFMARNNRELSIMKGDVVQVVQKSKQWWLVRNTRNEEGNVPQNVLEPMKSGGPMEDQLDSHAPVTVDMNSSPAEVKAWLEFKGFSKITVASLGVLTGKLLLGMTKDEIRTVCPEEGGRVFFQLQAIKSAIALASEPSGMYSGRY, from the exons atgtttggaaacACTGGAGCTTTCTCGTATTCCCCGAG GGGTTTCTCACAGGACGACTTTCCTCAGCAGAGACAAGCTTTCCAACAAGACGACCTCAGGGGTTCTCCACTGCAGAGAAACAACATGTCCAGACCCAGTGGAAAatcaatataca tGCAGAGGAAGGAGTACTCTGAGGAGCTGAGCAGACATCCTGACAACTTTCATGTCAGAGTGGAG CACCTGTTCACCTGTGAGCTGGACGGCCGGGACGTGAAGACGATGGACGACTGCTTGGCTAAGCTCAAGAGGCTGGATGCCAAAGGTCGCCTGTGGCCTCAGGAGATGATCATGGAGGTTCAGGGTGGATATCTGCTGCTCAGTGACATTGAGACCAAG TCAGAGCTGGAGTCGCTGCCTTTGAACTGCATCCTGCAGACCAAAGCTGTGCTGGATAGTTGTGCCTACAACTCTCTGCTGACAGTCACTGTGCAGGAACGCAACAAACGCATCCCCCAGGTCTTTATCTTCCAATGCGAGGAGACCGGG GCGGGGCTTGTCAAGAGTGATCTGGATAAGGCAGTCCAAACAGGAGGTGATGTTGTGGAACcac agcgagagcAGTCTGACATCAG GAGTAATCTTGAAAATATCCTCGGTCAACATGTTCCGGGAAGTTTTCGGCAGGCTGGGCCTCGTCCTATGCAGCAAGAGacacccccaccaccaccagaCCACCAGCCCCCACAGTGGAGGAACAGAGAAACTG GAAATATGCCGCCTCCGCTGGTCTACACCCCACAAGAACCAATGATGCACCATCCTGATGTGCACGAGTTACAGAGCGGCCCAGAGGTCGCCCAGCAAAcggacacagagagaaacacg GACATCTTAAACcatgttttaaatgatttgGAGATCTTCACGGGCAAAGTGTCCGCTGCAGCAAATGCAGCTTCTTTACCACAAGACAACAAGAGTAAGAAGAAAAGTGGGCTGAGgaagaaaaaatcaaagaaagctG cttcGGCTGTCAGTCTGCCACCGTGGCAGGAATACATCTCATGTCTTCAGAAAATCAAATATGGATTCAATCTGCTG GGCCAGCTGGACGGGACTCTGACCAGCCCCACTGCTGCTGACTTTGTCCACATCTTCTTCACTACTTTAGGCATG TTACTGCCTCAGTATCCTGCAGACCTGCCTCCCACTGTACTCTCACCCCTGCTGACAGAGGCGGCCCTGCAACTGCTCAGTCAGGTCGTTGACCCGGAAGAAGACTTCCTGTGGAGGTCTCTGGGAGACTGCTGGAACATCCCCAG GTCCAGATGGCCGGACGATGAGGTCCCACTTTACATCCCAGAATTCTACGATGGCTGGCAGCCGCCGCCCCCACCTCGCATGCCTCCCTCGCTGCCTCACCAGAACGGTCCAATGAGCAGGAGCAACAGCCAGCGCCTCCCACCTGGCCCCCGTGAGCCACCCCTGTATATGCGGGTCATGTATGACTTCATGGCCAGGAACAACCGAGAGCTGAGCATTATGAAGGGTGATGTTGTTCAG GTGGTTCAGAAATCAAAGCAGTGGTGGCTCGTTCGTAACACCCGCAATGAGGAAGGCAATGTTCCTCAGAATGTTCTGGAGCCGATGAAGAGCGGCGGCCCGATGGAAGATCAG TTGGACTCTCATGCTCCTGTGACTGTGGACATGAACTCCTCACCTGCAGAGGTCAAAGCCTGGCTGGAGTTTAAAGGTTTCTCCAAAAT caCTGTGGCCAGCCTTGGGGTGCTGACTGGTAAACTGCTTCTGGGGATGACCAAGGATGAGATTAGGACTGTGTGTCCAGAGGAGGGAGGCAGGGTCTTCTTCCAGCTGCAGGCCATTAAGTCAGCAATTGCA CTGGCCAGTGAACCATCAGGCATGTACAGCGGCCGCTACTAA
- the atp5pb gene encoding ATP synthase F(0) complex subunit B1, mitochondrial yields the protein MLSRLVLLSANGLKSSTPLGAGLVQASRSLHTSSQSQAPVPPLPETGGKVRYGIIPEELFQFLYPKTGVTGPYMLGTGLLVYMLSKEIYVINHETIAAASILGVIIYGVKKFGPSVAAYADKVNDEKVAKVQKVKDESMANLTDAIEDEKKEQWRVEGRSMLFDAKRNNVAMLLETNYRERLHMVTNEVKRRLDYQIALQHLQTRMEQEHMVNWVEKSVVGSITPQQEKESIAKCITDLKALAKATQVKATA from the exons ATGCTGTCCAGGCTCGTTTTACTGTCGG CCAATGGCCTGAAAAGCAGCACCCCTCTTGGAGCTGG TCTGGTCCAGGCATCTCGCTCCCTACACACATCGTCCCAGAGTCAGGCCCCAGTGCCCCCTCTGCCAGAGACAGGAGGCAAAGTCCGTTATGGCATCATCCCAGAGGAGCTTTTCCAGTTTCTGTACCCCAAAACTGGAGTTACAG GTCCCTACATGCTGGGCACTGGACTCCTTGTTTATATGCTTTCCAAGGAAATCTATGTCATCAACCATGAGACTATCGCTGCCGCCTCCATCCTTGGCGTCATCATCTATGGTGTCAAGAAATTTGGTCCAAGTGTTGCAGCTTATGCTGACAAAGTGAACGAT GAGAAAGTGGCCAAGGTTCAGAAGGTGAAGGATGAATCCATGGCCAACCTGACTGATGCTATTGAGGATGAGAAGAAGGAACAGTGGAGAGTAGAGGGAAGATCAATGCTCTTCGATGCTAAGAGG AACAATGTGGCCATGCTGTTGGAGACCAACTACAGAGAGAGGCTACACATGGTGACCAATGAGGTGAAGAGACGCCTGGACTACCAGATCGCCCTGCAGCATCTCCAGACCCGCATGGAGCAGGAGCACATGGTCAACTGGGTGGAGAAGAGTGTCGTCGGCAGCATCACTCCTCAGCAg gaGAAAGAGAGCATCGCCAAGTGCATCACAGACCTGAAGGCTCTGGCGAAGGCAACTCAGGTCAAAGCCACAGCCTAA